Proteins encoded by one window of Manduca sexta isolate Smith_Timp_Sample1 chromosome 12, JHU_Msex_v1.0, whole genome shotgun sequence:
- the LOC115451497 gene encoding small subunit processome component 20 homolog gives MKSKPVKHKSTNTFRFVPFAERINSIDIRHAAFYHIEHANTEHPQENVTHFHLTIRKWYALNLTENFKKFRREVFGIVTVPYLVHKKDIVLEILERYLKLEDQLCLQPLLEILVAVAKDLREDFYPYFPKFLDILISLLNTKDAERLEWTLLCLAFLFKILKPHLKKDLAVVLKRIIPLLSESHPQYINNFAAESFAFVARDVRDKNKFISLVLNYLQDNEDAITGCGHLMFEILRGVTGKFHSCIETFLPLLLQNFKQKKEHQELLFKVLTQTVEDSLQTISHKEFGVFWNNVTKYTEEILKDDDGESNGLEYVLRLAGQVIEHQRGKYLANPPQFVLLLVKVICEQSSESVLEVCSQIGAVLLLSPNLSLSQEHAGIIVKVLLPLPFPNILINFVQNVIDYSQFDMHILPAFVKYVIQSGFDNEAICTLSKICLRKSPLSMNGIKLFEWVKYPIDFGKNLPDFMEHFQLVVNEDIENIVENPVKLANVLFCLPHVEKVDVDYCITELSNLMSKLLKVLKSYNLENQTEENKYHCETNALSRCARKVFFILANAMESAIHISNCKKLSQICDIDILLPTILPCAADPNYLCALHLLDLYLTAYEQENGLTFPFLSLVDSYLKNNVSSPFHIVRLLTTHIYKLFENLSEFNKIVIVGGEEERFSIFSRCYAVESMSPSIQEYRAQINMLQKMTFNTTQYTLAKDTEFHLFPLNYMLGVLYVNFKLLWEPVSEFVAGFGNTLTVDEFWPTFHTALQTAFLNAKRNLKRFQFDNEVDTDYETLKDLYSDYNSIAERPDLYNYRNLLLKVMTNCIQVCEAKNRDVVILFLNFIDEEYRRNDNANALKIDVELHDKKMDVNEENIEEDAENTEEMLEYEEPKDTINGKLVFKTLINVMQVLAQFKNPRALHKEPIFWELYMEFLKHKNPGLQKFALDCVLNYKNKSVTPYKSNLYNLVDDKKFKDELALFKITEDAKSIQPEDREHVVPIILRILYGKMTSKLGADKKGGGQTRRSLVMRYLAGCNENELKMFIEMAFSHFKQYMTMKPKEIYDNIVSNLDLKSITSPGKLHSVLNLFEVVREYFGGYMKEQLLSELFTIFFAICSTFAAVLNQGDKVHVGYIKVMKNLRTIALGITKKLFEQFDKYPWNKDELYVVFETLLWPLIPKLHIEGIHSPTALLKLLNTWCQNPRYYILLVTKSERDSISPLPAIFKLLLAPKTTPGVVNMILDMIEKLLMLTESEEDKELTPIDSFCTLEVDNLEACNVNNINFGSKILEPHIPSILEVMKRRMANSAKSNTVNKRDLLILSRVTELVANPKICDELLNLLLPILVKKVCTNMAEENMEHAVNTIINLLGHSSNPQVYIKNIAVLFNKINPVEIRKLLIKLLTSIADNAPSNKEVLIRMANVVTEMNAYNKRWIEQPDFDRRLDAYKQIYQLVDNGEMDVDLTILIVNNCFYFIRTEKDIGLRDSAGLCLKRILPKLLMKYRSATDGQFLVRDTVLSLISNGIRDVKNDLLKNESIALLGELARECPDADVVLSDLAHLTNKQDMEVDFFENMCHLQMHRRVRALLKFCKVAKKMSKCPSPRTLTNFIFPLASTYLCDDKYTDKNTLIDAAIDVVSTCCRLLPWYHYEVILKLYLNKMRHSTEHQKQLTRIIVGIIDAFHFDFSKVKNIELPKSLLVNVVTNKSKQNKKDDNTINKDEEIVEDEPKVEENDATVKDTEEVDTKENDGETEQDIETELKAADEEAAEDETSKEVANIPAFERVTSVSPSVAKRIIKSLSAGLLPQLNRAIGKLTEHEESHKVNRRRTGFERQEEDMLRVPIALALVKLLQRLPGDLLRHQLPGIMIKLCSFLKSPLKQVRIAARDIVKKIMLTVGTAYLGVFLEHVTLLLTRGFQVHVLVSTIHTVLDALKADFKPGELNQNLHYILDVCINDLFGALSEEKEVDKLHYKTPEAKPSKKSYVTLMIVSQNITESCLINLLLPFKDLLQKHHSKKIVLKVQEALMHISSGLVTNKFIDIESLFVFLHGVASESIPEFVLGAPKREITEAQKEKMLRAKPDCFIIPETPKRNKETQAKHVKVSGKANAHVLVEFSLNILYIILKREKVPRMDCKAFVDPLIPLLVDALKSDHVKVTTVSLKCISTLWTIRISTPTLEEMIQDVVKTIFTILHKYATFEISKQNDNYNLVKTAFKAVTVLIRNVKYHKIEADQLKVLLLYAEEDCQSDERQVNSFPLLKAILEAKLVSPELHEVMEKVARICILSVSAKSREEARVIFINYITNYSQGKRLPKYIEFFMSQLNFELQHGRESSLKFLEMIINKLPSVQLVKFGDHLLLTLGACMVNDPAPECRSSAADCIEAMLKRFPAPERTKLFELVLTFFQDNQPVHFELAAQLTTRFVNVEGENFKNRLSTVLSLTSSRIMLLSNDITEGRFVKLKLQESEEKTDEEKQSEKDHSLIQILNLIDKITIHCESSMKNKKFITEFDEIGQQCQALLAYPHSWVRLKAARILTHIINVVDAAELEEVVRNTDDNERGFIYNETEATLRSLILDLCAQYTPSVSKDMAEQVTAVLLLILKLVHAMPYFKLGKKIDKENEDAEGGGKLNIRWILFKLRRAINVEVARAPTSMNIRIAIFTMFKHVVNSFEVQDINNIIDVILPPIVREMSTGDATAPPSVPKQLARGLGRRLRRKIGDIEYSKLVAEVQTRLNIKRAERKKILLQEKVNNPEKAAKRKLQMKEKKKQSKKMKLEMLQGRRPRAKKRKAEDVDLEDVLLNDE, from the exons ATGAAGAGTAAACCTGTAAAACACAAGTCTACCAACACTTTTCGG TTTGTACCTTTTGCGGAACGGATAAATTCCATAGACATCCGCCATGCAGCTTTCTACCACATTGAGCATGCAAACACAGAACACCCACAGGAGAATGTAACACACTTCCACCTAACTATACGGAAATGGTACGCACTCAACTTGACAGAAAACTTCAAGAAGTTTAGGCGTGAAGTATTTGGTATTGTGACTGTGCCTTACCTGGTGCATAAGAAAGATATAGTTCTTGAAATATTGGAGAGATATTTGAAATTGGAGGATCAGTTGTGCTTACAACCTTTATTgga AATTTTGGTAGCAGTAGCAAAAGATTTGCGTGAAGACTTTTATCCCTATTTTCCTAAATTTCTTGATATACTCATATCATTGTTAAACACAAAAGATGCCGAAAGATTAGAATGGACATTACTTTGCCTTGCATTCTTGTTCAAAATCCTGAAACCACATTTAAAGAAAGATTTAGCTGTTGTTTTAAAAAGGATTATACCTTTATTGAGTGAAAGTCATCCACAATACATAAACAACTTTGCTGCAGAGAGCTTTGCATTTGTTGCCCGTGATGTAAGAGATAAGAATAAATTTATCTCACTGGTGCTCAATTACTTACAAGACAATGAAGAT gcTATAACAGGATGTGGTCATCTAATGTTCGAAATACTTAGGGGAGTGACTGGCAAATTCCATAGTTGCATAGAAACTTTTCTGCCCCTACTccttcaaaattttaaacaaaagaaGGAACATCAAGAGCTGCTATTCAAAGTACTGACACAAACAGTAGAAGACAGTTTACAGACCATTTCACATAAAGAGTTTGGTGTATTCTGGAATAATGTGACGAAATACACTGAAGAAATCCTAAAGGATGATGATGGTGAAAGTAATGGTTTGGAATATGTTCTAAGACTTGCAGGTCAAGTCATTGAACATCAAAGAGGCAAATACTTAGCAAATCCGCCACAGTTCGTGCTTTTGTTGGTAAAAGTAATATGTGAACAGTCATCAGAGAGTGTTCTCGAAGTTTGTTCGCAGATTGGTGCTGTTTTACTCTTATCTCCTAATTTGTCCCTTTCTCAGGAGCATGCTGGAATTATTGTCAAAGTACTATTGCCTTTACCATTCCCAAACATTTTGATAAACTTTGTGCAAAATGTAATAGATTACTCCCAGTTTGATATGCACATATTGCCTGCATTTGTAAAGTATGTAATTCAATCAGGATTTGATAATGAAGCAATATGTACTCTAAGCAAAATATGTTTGAGAAAGTCACCTCTTTCTATGAATGGTATCAAATTGTTTGAATGGGTGAAATATCCTATCGATTTTGGTAAAAATTTACCTGATTTTATGGAACATTTTCAATTAGTTGTTAATGAagacattgaaaatattgtCGAGAATCCTGTAAAACTGGCAAATGTGTTATTCTGTTTGCCTCATGTAGAAAAGGTAGATGTTGATTACTGCATTACTGAACTGAGTAATCTGATGTCGAAACTGCTGAAAGTATTGAAAAGCTACAATCTTGAAAATCAAACTGAGGAAAACAAGTATCATTGTGAGACGAACGCGCTATCTCGATGCGCCAGAAAAGTCTTCTTTATATTAGCAAATGCAATGGAAAGCGCAATTCACATATCGAACTGCAAGAAATTGAGTCAGATTTGTGACATTGACATACTCTTGCCGACAATTCTCCCCTGTGCGGCGGATCCTAACTATTTATGCGCATTACATTTGCTTGATTTATATTTGACAGCATATGAGCAAGAAAATGGATTAACTTTCCCATTCTTATCTTTAGTCGATTCTTATTTGAAGAACAACGTATCGTCGCCCTTTCATATC gTACGTTTACTAACAACGCACATATACAaactatttgaaaatttaagcgAATTCAACAAAATCGTAATTGTGGGCGGGGAAGAAGAAAGATTCTCCATTTTTAGTAGATGTTACGCTGTTGAATCAATGTCGCCGTCTATCCAAGAATACAGAGCTCAgataaatatgttacaaaagATGACATTCAACACAACACAGTATACACTTGCAAAGGACACGGAATTTCATCTTTTTCCTTTAAATTATATGCTTGGGGTTTTGTATGTTAATTTCAAACTATTGTGGGAGCCAGTATCTGAATTTGTAGCTGGTTTTGGTAATACTCTTACAGTTGATGAATTCTGGCCTACTTTCCATACAGCTCTGCAAACTGCCTTTTTGAATGCAAAGAGAAATCTAAAGCGTTTTCAATTTGATAACGAAGTTGATACAGATTATGAGACGCTAAAAGATTTATATTCTGATTATAACAGTATTGCAGAAAGACCAGACTTATATAATTACCGAAACTTGCTATTAAAAGTGATGACAAATTGTATACAAGTCTGCGAAGCAAAGAATCGCGAtgttgtaatattgtttttgaactTCATCGACGAAGAGTATAGAAGGAACGATAATGCGAATGCTTTAAAAATAGATGTCGAGCTTCATGATAAAAAAATGGACGTAaatgaagaaaatattgaagaaGATGCTGAAAATACCGAAGAAATGCTCGAATATGAAGAACCTAAAGATACAATTAACGGAAAATTAGTATTTAAGACACTAATAAATGTAATGCAAGTATTAGCGCAATTTAAAAACCCTAGAGCGTTACATAAAGAACCAATATTTTGGGAACTTTATATGGAGTTTTTAAAGCACAAAAATCCAGGCCTCCAAAAATTTGCACTGGATTGTGTTTTGAATTATAAGAACAAAAGTGTAACGccatataaaagtaatttgtacAATTTAGTGGATGATAAAAAGTTTAAAGACGAACTGGCATTATTCAAAATAACAGAAGATGCTAAAAGTATACAACCAGAAGATAGAGAGCATGTGGTGCCAATAATTTTAAGAATCTTGTATGGTAAAATGACATCGAAATTGGGAGCAGATAAAAAGGGCGGGGGTCAAACGCGACGATCTCTAGTCATGAGGTATTTAGCAGGATGTAATGAAAATGAACTCAAAATGTTCATAGAAATGGCCTTTTCACATTTCAAACAGTACATGACAATGAAACCTAAAGAAATATACGACAATATTGTATCTAACTTAGATTTGAAATCGATTACAAGTCCAGGAAAATTACATAGTGTTTTAAATCTCTTCGAAGTAGTACGTGAATATTTTGGAGGATACATGAAAGAACAGTTACTATCGGAGTTATTTACGATATTCTTCGCAATTTGCTCAACTTTCGCTGCCGTGTTGAACCAAGGAGATAAAGTTCATGTTGGGTATATCAAAGTGATGAAAAATCTGCGGACAATTGCGCTCGGTATAACGAAGAAGCTTTTTGAGCAATTCGATAAATACCCTTGGAATAAAGATGAACTGTACGTGGTTTTTGAAACGCTGTTGTGGCCGTTGATCCCAAAACTCCACATTGAAGGCATCCACAGCCCAACAGCTCTTCTGAAATTATTGAACACATGGTGTCAAAATCCCAGATACTATATCCTACTGGTTACAAAATCAGAGAGGGATTCTATAAGTCCTTTACCAGCAATATTTAAGCTATTACTGGCTCCAAAAACTACACCTGGAGTTGTTAACATGATTCTAGACATGATTGAAAAACTATTAATGTTAACGGAAAGTGAAGAAGATAAAGAATTAACACCGATTGATTCTTTTTGTACTCTAGAAGTCGATAACCTTGAAGCATGCAATGTCAACAACATAAACTTTGGAAGTAAGATCTTGGAACCACACATTCCAAGTATACTGGAAGTCATGAAGAGAAGAATGGCGAACTCCGCTAAATCAAACACGGTCAATAAAAGAGATTTATTGATTCTATCCAGAGTTACGGAATTGGTTGCTAATCCTAAAATTTGTGACGAACTTTTGAATTTACTTCTACCAATTTTAGTTAAGAAAGTGTGTACGAATATGGCAGAGGAAAATATGGAACACGCTGTCAACACAATCATAAACCTCTTGGGACACAGCTCAAACCcacaagtttatataaaaaatattgcagttCTATTCAATAAAATCAACCCTGTCGAGATTAGGAAGCTCCTTATAAAATTGCTTACATCTATTGCCGATAATGCGCCATCTAATAAGGAAGTATTAATTAGAATGGCAAATGTTGTCACTGAAATGAATGCTTATAATAAAAGATGGATTGAACAGCCTGATTTTGATCGACGACTTGATGCATATAAGCAAATATACCAGCTTGTAGACAATGGTGAAATGGACGTTGATTTAACAATACTAATAGtgaacaattgtttttatttcatccgTACCGAAAAAGATATTGGGTTGAGAGATAGTGCAGGACTGTGTTTGAAAAGAATCTTGCCAAAGTTGCTGATGAAGTATCGGTCGGCAACAGATGGCCAATTTTTAGTTCGTGACACAGTTTTATCACTTATTTCCAATGGTATACGGGATGTTAAAAATGATTTACTGAAAAATGAATCTATAGCATTACTCGGAGAGTTGGCACGGGAGTGTCCTGATGCAGATGTAGTTCTATCAGATTTAGCTCATTTAACTAATAAACAAGATATGGAGGTAGATTTCTTCGAAAACATGTGTCACTTGCAAATGCATCGCCGTGTTAGAGCGCTATTGAAGTTCTGCAAGGTTGCAAAGAAAATGTCGAAATGTCCATCACCAAGaactttaactaattttatattccCACTTGCCTCCACATATCTCTGTGATGACAAATACACAGATAAGAATACTCTGATCGATGCTGCCATAGATGTTGTATCTACGTGCTGTAGATTATTACCGTGGTATCACTACGAAGTCATACTTAAGttatatttgaacaaaatgCGTCACTCTACTGAACATCAGAAGCAATTAACACGTATAATAGTTGGGATTATAGACGCTTTCCACTTTGATTTTTCgaaggtaaaaaatattgaactgcCAAAATCATTGCTTGTTAACGTGGTAACAAATAAATCTAAACAGAACAAAAAAGATGATAACACTATAAATAAAGACGAAGAAATTGTTGAAGATGAACCAAAGGTAGAAGAAAATGATGCGACCGTTAAAGATACTGAAGAGGTAGATACGAAAGAAAATGATGGGGAAACAGAACAAGATATAGAAACTGAGTTAAAAGCAGCAGACGAAGAGGCTGCGGAAGATGAGACTTCTAAAGAAGTGGCGAATATTCCTGCGTTTGAAAGAGTGACGAGCGTGTCACCTTCTGTAGCTAAAAGAATTATCAAGTCTTTATCAGCTGGACTCCTTCCGCAATTGAACAG GGCGATAGGCAAACTGACCGAACACGAAGAATCGCATAAAGTGAACCGACGGCGCACAGGGTTTGAAAGACAAGAAGAGGATATGTTGCGTGTCCCGATAGCGCTAGCGTTGGTGAAACTGCTGCAACGACTGCCCGGCGATCTGTTGCGGCATCAACTGCCTGG gATCATGATCAAGTTATGCTCATTCCTAAAATCACCGCTGAAGCAAGTCCGTATCGCAGCTCGTGACATCGTCAAAAAGATTATGCTGACAGTTGGTACAGCGTACTTGGGAGTATTTCTAGAACATGTAACTTTGCTACTCACTAGAGGCTTCCAAGTCCATGTGCTTGTTTCCACAATACACACAGTTCTTGATGCTTTAAAAGCAGATTTTAAACCAGGGGAACTGAATCAAAACTTACATTACATATTAGACGTTTGCATTAATGATCTTTTCGGGGCTTTGTCTGAAGAAAAGGAAGTAGATAAGCTGCATTACAAGACGCCAGAAGCGAAACCGAGTAAAAAGAGCTACGTCACACTGATGATAGTGTCTCAGAATATTACAGAGAGTTGTTTGATAAACCTCCTACTGCCGTTTAAAGATTTATTGCAGAAACACCATTCgaagaaaatagttttaaaagttCAAGAGGCATTGATGCACATCTCTAGTGGTTTGGTTACTAATAAGTTCATTGACATTGAATCTCTGTTCGTGTTTCTACACGGCGTAGCTTCAGAAAGTATCCCAGAATTCGTATTGGGAGCACCGAAAAGAGAAATAACTGAAGCACAGAAAGAAAAAATGCTGAGGGCTAAACCAGATTGTTTCATAATCCCTGAAACACCAAAAAGGAACAAAGAGACTCAAGCAAAACACGTAAAAGTATCTGGAAAAGCCAATGCCCATGTGTTGGTTGAGTTTAGTTTGAACATCCTGTACATAATACTCAAAAGGGAGAAAGTGCCTCGAATGGATTGTAAAGCGTTTGTAGATCCTCTTATACCCTTACTCGTGGATGCGCTAAAAAGCGACCACGTTAAAGTGACCACAGTCTCTTTGAAATGTATATCGACTTTATGGACCATTCGAATTAGCACACCGACTCTAGAGGAAATGATACAGGATGTAGTGAAAACCATATTTACAATTCTACACAAGTACGCTACGTTTGAAATTAGCAAGCAgaacgataattataatttggtgAAGACTGCTTTTAAG gCAGTAACAGTATTAATACGCAACGTGAAATACCACAAAATAGAAGCGGATCAATTAAAAGTCCTTCTTCTATACGCGGAGGAAGATTGCCAAAGCGACGAACGACAAGTAAACTCCTTCCCGCTACTAAAGGCGATATTGGAAGCGAAACTCGTGTCTCCAGAACTGCACGAGGTCATGGAGAAAGTGGCCAGGATTTGTATTTTGAGTGTTTCAGCGAAGTCCAG GGAAGAAGCGCgtgtgatatttataaattacataacaaaTTACTCGCAAGGCAAGCGGCTGCCGAAATACATAGAGTTCTTTATGTCGCAGCTGAACTTCGAACTGCAACACGGCAGAGAGTCGTCGCTCAAGTTCTTAGAGATGATCATAAATAAGTTGCCGTCg GTACAACTCGTTAAGTTCGGTGATCATCTCCTGCTGACGCTGGGCGCGTGCATGGTCAACGACCCTGCGCCGGAGTGTCGCTCGTCGGCTGCAGACTGCATCGAGGCGATGCTCAAACGATTCCCAGCACCGGAGAGGACTAAACTGTTTGAACTGGTGCTCACGTTCTTTCAGGATAATCAG CCAGTGCATTTTGAATTAGCCGCACAATTAACCACACGCTTTGTGAACGTCGAAGGTGAAAACTTCAAGAACCGTCTCAGTACAGTACTATCGCTTACCAGTAGCCGAATAATGCTGCTAAGTAACGATATAACTGAAGGTAGATTcgttaaattaaaactacaagAATCCGAAGAAAAAACCGACGAAGAAAAACAGAGTGAAAAAGATCACAGCTTGATACAAATACTCAACCTTATCGATAAAATCACTATTCATTGCGAGTCCAGTATGAAGAATAAGAAATTCATTACTGAATTTGATGAAATAGGCCAGCAATGTCAAGCGTTACTCGCTTATCCACACTCGTGGGTGCGGCTTAAAGCTGCAAGGATTTTAACTCATATAATCAATGTAGTGGATGCCGCAGAATTGGAGGAAGTAGTAAGAAATACCGATGACAATGAGAGAGGTTTTATTTACAACGAAACAGAGGCAACGTTAAGGAGTTTGATATTGGActtatgtgcgcaatacactcCGTCGGTGTCAAAAGATATGGCTGAACAA gtCACGGCAGTACTCTTACTGATATTAAAGTTAGTTCACGCTATGCCATACTTCAAGCTAggaaaaaaaatagacaaagagAATGAAGACGCGGAAGGCGGCGGTAAACTAAATATTAGATGGATTCTGTTTAAATTGAGAAGAGCTATTAACGTCGAAGTAGCCAGAGCACCTACGTCTATGAATATA AGAATAGCGATATTCACAATGTTCAAGCACGTGGTCAATTCCTTCGAAGTTCAagacataaacaatataatagatGTGATACTACCGCCGATAGTTCGGGAAATGTCCACCGGCGACGCGACAGCGCCACCGTCGGTCCCCAAACAACTTGCAAGAGGCCTTGGAAGACGATTGCGAAGGAAAATAGGAGACATTGAGTACAGTAAACTTGTGGCTGAGGTGCAAACACGGCTGAATATTAAGAGAGCAGAGAGGAAAAAG ATACTGCTGCAAGAAAAAGTGAACAATCCAGAAAAGGCAGCTAAGAGAAAACTACAGATGAAAGAAAAGAAGAAACAGTCAAAGAAAATGAAGTTAGAAATGTTACAGGGCAGGAGACCACGTGCCAAGAAACGCAAGGCCGAAGATGTTGATCTTGAAGATGTCTTGTTAAATGACGAATGA